In a genomic window of Burkholderiales bacterium:
- a CDS encoding NUDIX hydrolase — translation MADFTEHQLASESVFSGRLLDVRRDKVRLPDGREAVREYVVHSGAVMVLPLFDDGGILIERQYRYAQRRHFYELPAGKIEDGEEDLATAKRELLEETGYIAQSWRHLLTMYPCVAYSTERIELYLARELSFLGPAGEDGEFLETLILPRTEAWQWLREGKISDAKTIAALLWLKNLE, via the coding sequence GTGGCCGATTTTACCGAACACCAACTCGCTTCCGAGAGCGTCTTCAGCGGACGGCTGCTCGACGTTCGTCGGGATAAGGTGCGTCTTCCGGATGGCCGCGAAGCCGTCCGCGAGTACGTCGTCCATTCGGGCGCGGTCATGGTTCTGCCGCTGTTTGACGACGGCGGCATCTTGATAGAACGGCAATACCGGTATGCGCAGCGCAGGCATTTTTACGAGCTGCCGGCCGGCAAAATCGAAGACGGCGAGGAAGATCTGGCGACTGCAAAGCGCGAACTGCTCGAAGAAACAGGCTATATCGCGCAATCATGGCGCCACCTGTTGACTATGTATCCGTGCGTTGCCTATTCGACCGAACGCATCGAGCTTTATCTGGCGCGCGAACTGTCGTTCCTCGGTCCTGCCGGTGAAGACGGCGAGTTTCTCGAAACCCTGATACTGCCGCGGACCGAAGCATGGCAGTGGCTCAGAGAAGGCAAGATCAGCGACGCTAAAACGATCGCGGCCTTGTTGTGGCTGAAAAACCTGGAATAA